A single genomic interval of Helianthus annuus cultivar XRQ/B chromosome 13, HanXRQr2.0-SUNRISE, whole genome shotgun sequence harbors:
- the LOC110899003 gene encoding uncharacterized protein LOC110899003 gives MTTLEKLFMQIFERKDSIIEQLQQQADLYTQQLASTLVIDGITPPPWLLSPNSSNPNGLEKEQIISKLLLRPPPDSIRYSIGGHSLYYPPVVPGGNINRQLSTEKCTETHAPNKAVDLSNEHMVTLECHKNDNVGILDHVPEQDDSAKSPQSEMDARITSIYAAPDASLARIQRSKSRQKARELRTGGKTTAKSRLNNENRTHISLSGESKSKKDFHHVIQDKCPSEMNKWNNISVAEEGNDEKGNDGTSHNKIGSSFDKEELDDDIIVEPIGESLQQSCRVNDVIEEANLPDVCLGSYASKKSITRKLQGTKSQNNRFSGRITRSRSSRLQTSGINQSSKPGTSVSRNPKGAGALSHSVGDSMQSNKLKDAAKNSCDINVETQAICSHEGLLKPVVSSYIDMNESLLRGKHQKNAEIEGNGPIDELVAMQPVNSGNNLDPVTLRQSSNSCMNVIPKQLNFDEIDKGDLNEVFSSLSKKRKPDEMSGGDLNEVFSSLFKKRKPDEMSGKECYSSKEVAPSIDHESSCNVIEQQLPKQNDLSSGTETTRAHSYNNIDELAKGEMKNIDVDMNDNHPVMDDVEHDDIDVTCDVKLSPKEVNNKFDKEKHSETSHSNEDQASSLNIQTEEDDLDHKDKESAAGVYMLVSNIKSSLTSSLTKQGNDSFEDCFDKEVNEPEVDLEVGPIPKLSNMKLNSAKANTWPLNQQKDVEDQPNCFSDSRNFRVHIQRDGIRCDLETETPENGSNLLKGSASILSSEKIHLIQSDGMQSSEKRVHYDMNCDLLEGTQSLLETQAAEEIVTEVDDDTAEITDTLKQAESTCVVNLIKNVAADDSTYSLAVDVVPTPSIINGDVAVTDNFEINLPEWVSSPIDDNTMVVSDKITPVYEGFIIDDETGNVNVGNNEGGIGFDTLEIPSTTIERASIIEKLCKSASMQTPLSQFSPSCTQHQVEGLYGFMADGILDHVDLGTSVSIDEDSRKNPQQQKFDCATPLYYQLKNHYSSPVGKLWERSASSSGSSEIQMSSNPDLTCFPIEEDPSDNEENENPDEMQDKLQENISPDEENENPVTVSTEMKIERRENDDDVAVANHISMSSMKYADRYSSNSVVSMEVSVPRTRDKVKYKPKIPHGIKVSRYEEDNRNSSIATRASSRGNLSVNSKNKSGIRSGIPRLSQKEAKRNNIVSNIASFIPMVQQKQATAACTGKRDIKVKALEAAEAAKRREQEKENERKLKKEALKLERERIGKENAKEMELKLKKQEELKKKEAEIAARKRQREEEERKQLVKKRKLVAEAQKNQKLKNEKSRPGKLEPEKHVKNAAVAGNKKNNKNADESSFQKQDTGLKIDKSLATVVLQVTSVPENRDASNDCGEKDKATNVNEMSPVKVVPVKLTSQENSYDISPYQCSDDEDDDEDEPSIKKFVPSWASKNRVAMVLPLQQKLNPELIFSVDSFCSMDEVLLPRRLQAQ, from the exons ATGACGACATTAGAGAAGTTGTTCATGCAAATCTTCGAGCGAAAGGACTCAATCATCGAACAACTGCAGCAGCAAGCCGATTTATACACACAACAACTCGCATCGACACTTGTAATCGACGGAATTACACCTCCTCCTTGGCTTCTGAGCCCTAATTCTTCGAATCCTAATG GGTTGGAAAAAGAACAAATTATCTCTAAGCTCTTACTCCGGCCTCCACCAGATTCCATTCGATACTCAATCGGTGGGCACTCTCTGTACTACCCGCCTGTTGTTCCTGGTGGAAATATTAATAGACAGTTATCCACTGAAAAGTGCACGGAAACACATGCTCCTAACAAAGCTGTTGATCTAAGCAATGAACATATGGTGACACTTGAGTGTCATAAAAATGACAATGTAGGTATCTTAGATCATGTTCCTGAGCAAGATGACAGTGCTAAATCCCCTCAGAGTGAGATGGATGCTAGAATAACAAGCATTTATGCTGCACCCGATGCGTCACTTGCTAGAATTCAGAGGTCCAAGTCCAGGCAAAAAGCTCGGGAGCTACGCACTGGTGGCAAAACTACTGCCAAAAGTCGCTTAAACAATGAAAATAGAACACATATTTCTTTAAGCGGAGAGTCAAAATCCAAAAAGGATTTCCATCACGTTATTCAAGATAAATGCCCTTCAGAGATGAACAAATGGAATAATATCAGTGTGGCAGAAGAAGGAAACGATGAAAAGGGAAATGATGGAACCAGTCATAATAAAATTGGGTCCTCGTTTGATAAGGAAGAATTAGATGATGACATCATAGTGGAGCCAATAGGTGAGTCATTGCAGCAATCTTGTCGTGTTAATGATGTTATCGAAGAGGCCAATCTTCCTGATGTTTGTTTGGGAAGTTATGCAAGCAAAAAATCGATAACCAGGAAGCTACAAGGTACAAAAAGCCAAAACAATCGTTTTTCTGGTAGAATTACAAGGTCTAGAAGTTCAAGGCTACAAACTAGTGGAATAAACCAGTCTTCAAAACCGGGCACGTCTGTTTCTCGCAATCCGAAAGGTGCAGGTGCACTTTCTCATTCTGTTGGTGATTCAATGCAATCAAACAAGTTAAAAGATGCAGCCAAAAATTCTTGTGATATAAATGTGGAGACACAAGCTATTTGTAGCCATGAAGGTTTATTAAAGCCAGTCGTTTCCTCCTATATTGATATGAACGAATCTCTACTTCGTGGGAAGCACCAAAAAAATGCTGAAATTGAGGGAAATGGGCCTATAGATGAGCTAGTTGCAATGCAGCCTGTAAATTCTGGTAATAATTTGGATCCGGTTACCTTAAGGCAATCTTCTAACAGTTGTATGAATGTTATACCAAAGCAATTGAACTTTGATGAAATTGACAAAGGTGATCTAAATGAAGTCTTTAGTTCACTTTCCAAGAAGAGAAAACCGGATGAAATGTCGGGAGGTGATCTAAATGAAGTCTTTAGTTCACTTTTCAAGAAGAGAAAACCGGATGAAATGTCGGGAAAAGAGTGCTATTCTTCGAAGGAGGTTGCACCATCAATTGATCATGAATCTAGCTGCAATGTCATTGAGCAGCAGTTACCAAAACAAAATGACCTGTCAAGCGGGACAGAAACCACAAGGGCACATAGTTATAACAACATTGATGAACTAGCAAAAGGCGAAATGAAGAATATTGATGTGGACATGAATGACAACCATCCGGTGATGGATGATGTTGAGCATGATGATATTGATGTAACATGTGACGTAAAATTATCTCCCAAAGAAGTCAATAATAAATTTGATAAAGAAAAGCATTCAGAAACATCTCATTCGAATGAAGATCAAGCATCCTCATTAAACATTCAAACCGAAGAG GATGATCTTGACCATAAAGACAAGGAGAGTGCTGCTGGTGTTTATATGCTTGTGTCCAACATTAAGTCATCATTGACTTCAAGTTTAACCAAACAAGGAAATGATAGTTTTGAAGATTGTTTCGATAAGGAAGTCAACGAACCAGAGGTAGATCTTGAAGTTGGGCCAATACCTAAGCTGTCCAATATGAAACTGAATTCTGCTAAGGCTAATACATGGCCTTTGAATCAGCAGAAAGATGTTGAAGACCAACCAAACTGCTTTTCAGATTCACGAAACTTTAGGGTACATATTCAAAGAGATGGAATTCGTTGTGATTTGGAGACCGAGACCCCTGAAAATGGTTCAAATTTATTAAAGGGATCTGCATCTATACTTTCGTCTGAAAAGATACATCTTATTCAGTCAGATGGCATGCAGAGCAGTGAAAAGAGAGTTCATTATGATATGAATTGTGATTTGTTAGAAGGAACACAGTCCTTACTTGAGACTCAAGCTGCTGAG GAAATTGTTACTGAAGTGGATGATGACACTGCAGAAATTACTGACACACTCAAACAGGCTGAATCAACTTGTGTCGTAAATTTGATCAAGAATGTAGCTGCTGATGATTCTACGTATAGCTTGGCAGTAGATGTGGTACCTACACCTTCAATCATCAACGGTGACGTTGCGGTTACCGACAATTTTGAGATAAACCTTCCTGAGTGGGTGTCTTCACCAATTGATGACAATACCATGGTTGTATCTGACAAAATCACTCCGGTCTATGAGGGTTTTATCATAGATGACGAAACGGGAAATGTAAACGTGGGGAATAATGAAGGTGGAATAGGTTTTGACACACTGGAAATCCCGAGTACCACAATTGAACGAGCTAGCATTATAGAGAAGCTTTGTAAATCCGCAAGCATGCAGACGCCATTGTCTCAGTTTTCGCCTTCATGTACGCAACATCAAGTTGAAGGCTTATATGGATTTATGGCAGACGGGATTCTTGACCACGTTGACCTTGGAACCAGTGTATCTATTGATGAAGATTCTAGAAAGAATCCACAGCAACAAAAATTTGATTGTGCTACACCATTATACTATCAATTGAAAAACCATTATTCATCTCCTGTTGGAAAGCTTTGGGAAAGATCAGCTTCAAGCTCAGGTAGTTCGGAGATTCAAATGAGCTCAAATCCCGATCTTACTTGCTTCCCGATTGAAGAAGATCCGAGCGATAACGAAGAAAATGAGAACCCAGACGAGATGCAGGATAAACTTCAAGAAAACATAAGTCCAGATGAAGAAAATGAAAATCCAGTTACGGTTTCTACTGAAATGAAAATTGAAAGAAGGGAGAATGATGATGACGTGGCGGTTGCAAATCATATCTCCATGTCATCCATGAAGTATGCAGATAGATACAGCTCGAATTCTGTTGTCAGTATGGAGGTTAGTGTCCCGCGGACACGTGATAAAGTGAAATATAAGCCTAAAATTCCTCATGGGATTAAGGTAAGTAGGTACGAGGAAGATAACCGGAATTCGTCTATTGCTACACGTGCTAGTAGCAGGGGAAATTTGTCTGTAAATAGTAAAAATAAGAGCGGTATAAGAAGTGGAATACCAAGGCTGTCACAAAAGGAGGCTAAACGTAACAATATTGTATCGAACATTGCATCGTTTATCCCAATGGTTCAACAGAAACAAGCAACCGCTGCTTGCACAG GGAAAAGGGACATCAAAGTGAAGGCTCTGGAAGCTGCAGAGGCTGCAAAACGCCGCGAACAAGAAAAGGAGAATGAGAGAAAACTGAAAAAAGAAGCATTGAAGCTTGAACGAGAAAGAATCGGGAAAGAAAATGCAAAAGAAATGGAATTAAAATTGAAAAAGCAAGAGGAATTAAAGAAAAAAGAAGCTGAGATAGCAGCAAGGAAAAGGCAACGGGAGGAAGAAGAGCGGAAACAATTGGTCAAGAAACGAAAGCTTGTCGCAGAAGCACAAAAAAATCAgaaattaaaaaatgaaaaatcacgTCCTGGGAAATTGGAGCCAGAAAAGCATGTCAAAAAT GCTGCTGTGGCTGGAAACAAGAAGAATAACAAAAATGCAGATGAAAGTAGTTTTCAGAAACAAGACACTGGATTGAAGATAGACAAAAGTTTAGCAACTGTCGTCCTGCAAGTTACATCTGTTCCTGAAAACCGTGATGCTTCCAATGATTGCGGTGAGAAAGATAAG GCAACAAACGTAAATGAAATGTCACCTGTAAAAGTTGTACCCGTGAAGTTGACAAGTCAAGAAAATTCATATGATATATCTCCTTATCAATGTTCTGATGAcgaggatgatgatgaggatgaacCATCCATCAAGAAGTTTGTCCCTTCATGGGCCAG TAAAAACCGCGTGGCCATGGTTCTACCATTGCAGCAGAAACTCAACCCTGAATTAATATTCTCTGTAGATAGCTTTTGCAGTATGGATGAAG TTCTCTTGCCACGTAGGCTACAAGCACAGTAG